From the genome of Bos javanicus breed banteng chromosome 23, ARS-OSU_banteng_1.0, whole genome shotgun sequence:
TCATTCTGGCCTCCATGCTGGGGCATTGCTTTTTCTTGTAGAATCTTGTCCTTCTGATCTGGATCCTGACGAGAAGCATGTATTATCTCAAACTGGTTTATTTGATGAGTGTTTGATAAAGTGACTGTTTCTAAAAGTGAGAGCAGGGTTTAGGGAACCCCACAAGGCAGCATGCAATGCCTCTTTAGACACCCTGGGCCTGAAGGAGCAAATGGGAGAGACTTCCTCGAGGGAACTGAGCCTGAGGCAGGCCTACGGGAGGTGATAGGGAAGATGAAGTGTCTGGACAAGGGCTACTCAGTGGAAGGGGTACCTGGTACCAAGACAGTAATACAAATCCCTTATAGAAGTCCATGCAAAAGTCAGCATATGATGAAGCTACAAAGACCCACATTCAAGTTGTGCAGAAACAGGAGAGGCTGAGAGCAGACCTGCAGCTGTGTCTTTGAAGGTGGTCTCTGAAGGACACCCGATGGCAAAATAGCACCTTAAAGAAAAGACCAATCTGCAAATCCTCTCTCCCCAGAACAAGCTTTCATAAATCTCACCCCGGATTGGCACACATTTCCAGCTTGTACTGATCAGCAGAAAAGCTGGAATCCTAGACCCAGCACATCCTTCTCCTCTTGATCCTAGGGATGGTCCCAGATGTCAACCAAGTTCCTGCTCCCTAACAAAGCGACCCCATGCAAGCTCCTAGAATACatgtgtgtgcttaatcactcagttgtgctgactctcttgtgatcccatggactgtagcttgccagtcctctgtccatggaattccccaggcaagaatcctggagtaggttgccatcccctcctccagggtatcctcctaacctagggatcaaacccaagtctcctacattggcagcagattatttaaccactgcaccactagggaCAGCCATGAAAGCTCCTACAAGCTGGTTATAGGAGGAAGGGAATGTGTGATCCAGAATTCACAAGTGAACCCTGCCTGACTCTCACCCTCCCGGGCCTAAGTGCAAGGAACGCCAGAACTTCGCAGAGATCTAGATTCTGACAATAACACCATTAGGTACTAAGTCTGATTAATGTTCTCACACTCAGCTCCCAACAGGAAGTAGACAGACCTGGTCTAAGTAGGCTTAAGCCCtctaagactcagtttccttgCTTGGAAACTTCCTATATTTCAGACTTGGCATTAGGATTGATGAGATAATatccataaaactcctagaacaaGGTCTGATGCACAAAGACGTTTAACAAAGAGTTAATTTCCTTCCTGCCACACCCAGCTCCCATATCACCATTCTATCTGCCTCATTGTGTTGTctctttcacaatattgatttgaGACTGGAACTGCATTGTTTCCCAGGTGGGGAAAGCTTAAACTTAATTGCTTTTGCATGTGACTTTAATTTATCTTGGCAAGTgactttgatgcttttgaaatgcagtgttggagagtcccttggacagcaaggagatcaaatcagtcaatcctaaaggaaattagtcctgaatattcattggcagaaTAGATAAGAACATGGCTACTGCAGCCAAACTACTGAGTTGTCCAACGACTGGGTTTATAACCTTAGGAGAGTTACTTGATTACTGTGTGCCTTAGTTTGCTCTTCTGTAAAGTAGGAATCATAATTGTACCTGCTCCACATGATTAAACTTGTAAATATACCCTAAAGCACTAAGAACAAAACTTATATAGGTTTGTTATTATCTTCTTTCAAATTGGAGGGAGGTAGAAAAGGATCAAATCACAGCATTCCGAACTGGGGGTCGCCCGTAAGCAGTATATATGCAAGAGAGTGGCAAACTGGCCAGCTCAAACTTGAAGTTACTGTGCACCTACTCTGTATGTTGAGCTTAACTGGGGTGGGAGAACTGGGAAGAGATGAATTAAAACACAATAGCAGCagctgtataccacagggaattctgtgaactcagcttggtgctctgtgaagcctagaagggtgggataagggtggctcaagagggaggggatatatgtatacttacagctgattcacattgttgtatggcagaaaccagcacaaaattgtaaagcaattatcagacaattaaacaaacaaacaaaccaatagcaaggacttccctggtggtacaatgcagggggcctgggttcaatccttggtcaaggaactagatcccacatgccacaactaagacccagggcagccaaataaataataattaaatttaagtaaatactattttttaaaaaagcacagtaGTAGTGTGCTGAATATGAGGGGCACACATTGCTTTCATAACTCCAAGCTGGCTACCAACAGCTTACCTCCTCCATGGTATCTTGAGAACGGgtgatctttttgtttgttttttaattttcatggtttCTAATCAAATAGAGTTCCAAACAGCCTGTTAAAGACGTCAGTTGAACTACAGAAGCAGACACGAATGGCTGAATAGCATCAGTGCCAGTAGAGGGACAGTCTCCGCCCACAATAGAGGGGCCCAAGTGAGGCTGACCTTGATTGGCGGGCTTTAATGAAGCAGGCGGAGTCAGTTTCCATGGTATGAACACAACAAGACAAGCAGCTAGGACTTCCTGCCAAGCCTGAGCATTGCAGATTGCAAACAAGACAGTGAGTATTTTTATATTGCTTCTGTCTTCAGATATTTactgaaattattttcagttcagttcagttcagttcagtcgttcagtctgtctgactctttgcgaccccgttgatcgcagcatgccaggcctccctgtccatcaccaactcctggagttcactcagactcacgtcgatcgagtcagggatgccatccagccagctcatcctgtgtcatccccttttcttcctgcccccaatccctcccagcatcagagtcttttccaatttgtcAAACTCttttggtggccaaagtactggaaattATTTTAGATCATTCATATTTATTAGAACTTATATTTACTGACAACTTTTTGACATTGAGACACCTGTCATGAGAAAGATGGAATTCAAGTACACAATCAAATTTACAAGGATTCTAGTGCTGGAAATTTTGTTAAATTTCCAGTTATGGTAAGCTTAGtgaattgtttctgttttctaaaatacatttttgGCTTTTTGTAAGAAAGGCACTAATTAATAGTATCATtgatttttaaacagcttttttgagatataattcacataccataaaaatctgcctgcaatgcaggagactcaggtttcctgggtcgggaagatcccctggagaagggaatggcaacccactccagtattctttcctggagaatcccatgaacagaggagccggacaagctacagtccatgtggtttcaAGAGTcggacttagcgattaaaccaccaccaccaccaccataaaatTCATCTCTttcaagtatacagttcagtgggttttaatatatttaaagttgtgAAAGTATCACCCTCCACTACCTAATTTTAAGGCATTTTATCACCCCAGAAAGAAATCCTGTGCTCCTTAGCTCACTTTCCACCCCAAAATCATCCTAGTCCTAGGTCACCAATAATCTACATTccgtctctatagatttgcctactcTGGACATTTGACACACATGGAATCTTACagcatgtggtcttttgtgactggcttctttctcttagcATGGTTTCAAGGTTCATGCAAATTATAGCATGTATCAagtcctcatttttaaattgtcaagTACTATTCCAATAAAATATGAGTATCCCatattttatttctgcattcATCTGTTAGAcatattttcccactttttgaagTATTCTGTattgaataatactgctataaacatttgtgtacaagtgtATGTGTGGTCATACggtttcatttcttttaggtttaCTCCTAGAAGTGGAGTTCTGGTCATATGAGAACTCCATGTTTCATTTTAATCTTATGAAGAATTACCAACTgctttccaaagtgactgcatcattttatattcccatcacaGGGTATGACGatcccagtttctccacatcctcacacttgttattatttgtcttttaaattatttgttatcCTAATGGCTGtgaagtggtgtctcattgtgcttttgatttgcatttacctaatgactaatggggcttccccattagctcagcagtaaaaaatctacctgcaatgcaggacttgcctgagacacaggttcagtccctgggttggaatatccccaggaggagggcatggcaagccactccagtattcttgcctggagaatcccatggatagaggaatcttgtgggctacattccataggatagcaaagagttgaacatgactgaagtgacttagcatgcacacacgcagtaactaatgatattgagcatcttttcatgtgcttattggctctgtacatttattttttaaaatcttctgcttaTATTCCACTGAAAACTTACACTTGAATTGCAACTTTCCCATGAGAAGTTGTGGAATATCCTTGGGATGAAATCAGTTGCAAACCAAATGGGGCTGATTTTTGCATAAACCTGCTTAAAGGTTTGTGAGAAGGGCAAAGAGGCTCCCAGACACAATGAtatgactttttgtgacaccTGCAAGTTGGAAATCCTCTAGTACTTCCGTTTGCCATTTCATTTTATCATTGAGCAAATGCTCCAGTGTCAAGGTTTTCTACTAAAACATGCAAgccaaaaagataaaacataacctgtgtcatctttgattactCAGTATATGCACTTCCTGCAAAAGATGTATCTTTGTCCTGCATGCTCAGAGATTTAGAACCACTGTGGGCTGACACCcaagtatctattcttttttttaaatttatttacttttggctgtgttgggtcttagtggcagcacATTGTAgtacgtgggcttttctctagttgcagtttgCAGGCTTATTTACcctgtgagatcttcctggaccagggagggaacccctgcccctgcattggcaggcagattcttaaccactggactaccaaggaagtcctgatataaataatttttactgccttaatttctttccaaaacttagttgttttttttgtttgttttttgttttttacactCTGTGTGTACCCTGTGAAGAAAACCTTGACTGCTAAGTTCAATTTGGTGACACAGCTTTGCTTCACGCTAAGGCATCAGCGGTTTTCTACATCATTACTTTTGAATCATCAGGCCAAACATCAGCACAGTGAACAAGACCAAtgacattttaatattataataaaaaagaattttgacCCCATGGATCTCCAGAAAAGTTCCCTGAGTCCTGTCTACAGACTGTAATTTGAGAACTGTGGGTTTATCTCTTAATGTTGTAAACAATTTAgccattttatttgtttgtttacctTCCCGGtggctagaggtaaagaatctgcctgcagtgcaggagacacaggagatgcgtgtttgatccctgggtcaggaagatcccctggaggaggaaatggctacccactccagaattcttgctgaaAAATCCCtgagatggagaagcctggtgggctcttgtCCAAAGggctgcatagagtcagacacaactgagcaatccGGCACACATACCATCTCTTGAATTAACAATAGTTAATTACCTGGTCTGTATCCAGTATAAACTGTTCACATGAATTGCCCTTGTATCCTCACAAGACCCTGGCTAATAATATTCACTCTTTAGATGAGAAAGATGAGGTACAGAGTTACACAACTAACTCAGGGTCACACTGCTATCACTTCAGAGTAGGAGTGGGAAGTAGTACTGGGAAGTGGTTTGAGGCCAATTAGCAAATGTCAGCCCTTGAGTTTAGCCTATAATCCTATAAGTAGAAAGGAACCATTGAAAGTTTTTGGATGGGGCATTGGCAGGCACTAACCACGTAGTAGCTAAGATCCAAATACACCTTCAATAGGGCACACACATGAAGTAACCCTGGATGCAAATGTACGAAGTAAAACAGAAAGTAAACAGTGGGAACCCTATGGAATCACTCACTAGAAATCAAGTGTTGTAGAGAATTTCCTAAGTGGCATGCTTTTCCCACAGTTGCTTTTCTTGATCATGGAATTGACCAAACTGTCCGACATGACAAAGCTCCACCAAGCTGTGGCTGCAGGGGACTACAGTTCAGTGAAAAAGATTTTGAAGAAAGGTCTCTGTGACCCAAACTACAAGGACGTGGACTGGAATGACCGAACCCCACTTCACTGGGCTGCGATCAAGGGTGAGAGGGCAATGCCTATATAGGTCTCTCCTTTCAAGACCACTGTTCATGAGGTTCCCAGTAGGCAGTCGTTGTGGGGTAGTAGAAAGAACATTTCTTGGAAATCAGACACATGAATGACAACCATTTCAGTCCTGGCACCACCACTTAAACTAGCTGTAGCACCTTAGGCAAGTTATGTAACATCTCTGAGTcttagtctatttatctgtataaTGAGAGCAGTAATGCTGTTTTGCGGTGAAAATTCAGGAAGATAGTGAGTGTGCATTGCCTAGCACGTAGGGACTCCTAATTAATACTAGCCCTCTTAACCTCTAGCAGAAATGGAGCATCGTTCCTGCTCATAGGATAGGAACTTTGTCTTGTTCGTGGCCGGGGGGCACGCTAAACTAGTCTCGGTTATAGAACTGGAGAAGGATCATGGCAGAAACACCGCCAAGGGGCCTGTGAAGACCTTCAGCCATAGAATACCATTAAAGAATGTTTGGAAAGTGTGATAGtcaactttgctttttaaaattttgctttgacTCCTGTATGGAGACTGGGCTGCCAGGAAGCAAGCCAAAGAAATCAGTTGGGAGAATTTTGCAGAAATTTAAGCACAGTGATGGGAGTTACACTAAAGCACCTGTCAGTGGAACATTTGCTGAATGCCGGTCTCTGTGCCCTGTACTTTTTGCCTGTGATTTCATTTGTACTTCTCAAGAGCTCAGTGAGATAAgtgatattttatacaaataaggaaactaaaCCTCAGCCGTTTGTTTCTCATCTGGGTTGTTATGGTTAGCAAGCAGTATTTATTCTCAGGTATAAACCCACGTCCATATGACTAGAAAGCATGAGCTCTTAATCTGTGCTAGTTTTTATGTAACTGGGActtaaactatttttttattgagatgtaattaacATACATTATTATATCAGTATTAGTGTCTAACATAATGATTCCATTTTTGTATAAATTGTCCAATACCACGATAAGTTTGGTTAACTTCTGtcaccatatatatttttttccttgtgataacttttaagatctaccctcttaacaactttcaagtatgcaatggagtattattGATGATAGTCACCATGGTATATATTACATCCTATTGACATTTATAAccggaagtttgtaccttttgaccatctTCACCCATctcacacccacccacaccccaGCGCTCTGTTCTCTGTGCCTATGagctcagttttttgtttttagcttctGCCTATAGTGcgatcatatgatacttgtcttcctctgtctgacttatttcatttaggatcatgcccctcaaggtccatccatgttgttgcaaaataTTTGGTTTTGCAATCAGCACCGGTACTGCTGAAAGCAGAGGGAAACTTATGGGTGCCAGCTCAGATGGGGAGTTGGGGAGTGGATAGAGTACCTTAGGAGAAAAAGCAAATTCCTGGGTGGCATCTGTAAGAATGGACAAGAGAGGGGAGCATCCTGAAAGGAGCAAAGGGAATCCTTTGAGGGCTCAGACCCGGAGCAGGAGCAAAGGGGTTAGGGTGGGGCCCTGAGTCCCTGGTAAGAAGAGGGAGAACAGAGGAGGGGGTGATGCTAAGAAACTGGAGGGGCCTCCAGGGCAAATGTCTCCCCCTCTTCTGTGCCACCTAGGCTAGCTCTGGCATCAGCCTGGCAGAGACACTTTCACCTTAACCTCCTGTTTCTTCTGGCTTCATCTAAGGACACATGGAGGTGCTACAGCTCCTGATAGAACACGGAGCCCGGCCGTGCCTGGTAACTGACGTGGGCTGGACCCCCGCTCATTTCGCAGCTGAGTCAGGCCATCTGAACGTGCTCAAAGCCCTCCATGCCTTGCATGCCGCCATCGACGCCCCCGACTTCTTTGGAGACACACCAAAGAGGCTCGCGCAGATCTATGGGCAGAAAGCCTGTGTGGCGTTCCTGGAGAAGTAAGTTTCCTTTGGTGCTGTGCTcc
Proteins encoded in this window:
- the ANKRD66 gene encoding ankyrin repeat domain-containing protein 66, with amino-acid sequence MELTKLSDMTKLHQAVAAGDYSSVKKILKKGLCDPNYKDVDWNDRTPLHWAAIKGHMEVLQLLIEHGARPCLVTDVGWTPAHFAAESGHLNVLKALHALHAAIDAPDFFGDTPKRLAQIYGQKACVAFLEKAEPQCREYRQVARRMGLQLDQRDEDWDAKKRELELSLPSWNKNTNKKKSKKTGGPSRLSNTKERGA